One segment of Nocardia farcinica DNA contains the following:
- a CDS encoding oxidoreductase — protein MSRWDTANIPDQSGRTFIVTGANSGLGAVAARALARAGADVVLACRNLAKAEKVAAEIGARATVRELDLADLASVRAFAAGTERVDVLINNAGVMAVPHRTTADGFEMQIGTNHLGHFALTGLLLDKITDRVVTVSSGAHAVGRIDLADLNWERRRYQRWLAYGQSKLANLLFAYELQRRLSAAGSPILSVAAHPGYAATELQSHTETFLDSVMNVGNRILAQTAEMGALPELFAATMPVEPGAFYGPTGLGGMRGYPGRCGSTKASRDERVAGELWALSERLTGVTYSFD, from the coding sequence ATGAGCCGTTGGGACACCGCGAACATCCCGGATCAGAGCGGTCGGACGTTCATCGTCACGGGGGCCAACAGCGGGCTCGGCGCGGTCGCCGCTCGCGCGCTGGCACGGGCGGGCGCGGACGTCGTCTTGGCCTGCCGCAACCTCGCCAAGGCGGAGAAGGTGGCCGCCGAGATCGGCGCGCGGGCCACCGTCCGCGAACTGGACCTGGCGGATCTGGCCTCGGTGCGGGCCTTCGCCGCGGGTACCGAGCGGGTGGACGTGCTGATCAACAACGCCGGTGTGATGGCGGTGCCGCACCGCACCACCGCGGACGGTTTCGAGATGCAGATCGGCACCAATCATCTCGGTCACTTCGCGCTGACCGGGCTGCTGCTGGACAAGATCACCGACCGGGTCGTCACGGTGTCCAGCGGCGCGCACGCGGTCGGCCGGATCGACCTGGCCGATCTCAACTGGGAGCGGCGCCGCTACCAGCGCTGGCTCGCCTACGGTCAGTCCAAGCTGGCCAATCTGCTGTTCGCGTACGAATTGCAGCGCAGGCTCAGCGCGGCGGGCTCGCCCATCCTGTCGGTGGCCGCGCACCCCGGCTACGCGGCCACCGAATTGCAGTCGCACACCGAGACTTTCCTCGATTCGGTGATGAACGTGGGCAACCGCATCCTCGCGCAGACCGCGGAGATGGGCGCGCTGCCCGAACTGTTCGCGGCCACCATGCCCGTCGAGCCGGGCGCCTTCTACGGCCCCACCGGGCTCGGCGGCATGCGCGGCTACCCGGGCCGCTGCGGCTCGACCAAGGCCTCCCGCGACGAGCGGGTGGCCGGCGAGCTGTGGGCGTTGTCGGAACGGCTCACCGGGGTGACCTACTCGTTCGACTGA
- a CDS encoding (2,3-dihydroxybenzoyl)adenylate synthase, whose protein sequence is MTTTTDHRDGYVPFPAETAEAYRAAGYWTGRPLGDLLRATASAHPGRTALLTDDGARDYAWVDAEADRMAHGLLALGIAPGDRVVVQLPNVPEFLTVLFGLLRAGIIPVLTLPAHRRAEIEHLATLSEAVAYIIADRQGDFDYRELAATVCDNVPSLRHVLVLGDAGPFTDLSGIARDGDSLPEIDPSDIALMLVSGGTTGLPKLIARTHDDYVYNATASAELCELTAEDVYLATLPAAHNFPLACPGILGSVSVGAAVAFVTDPSPENAFAVIERHRVTVTAVVPPLAQLWCAAVEWEEADLGSLRLLQVGGARLADVNAREVTPALGATLQQVFGMAEGLLNYTRLDDPEDLICTTQGRPLSPADEVRVVDGEGNDVAPGEEGELLTRGPYTIRGYYRAPEHNARAFTPDGYYRSGDLVRVLPSGHLIVSGRIKDVINRGGENISCDELEEHLLAYPAVRHAAAVGLPDAALGEKVCAVLVVDGDMPSLAEVKKFLLGRGLATFKLPDVLRQADTLPLTAVGKIDKKVLRATQS, encoded by the coding sequence GTGACGACAACCACCGACCATCGGGACGGCTACGTGCCCTTCCCCGCCGAGACGGCCGAGGCGTACCGGGCCGCGGGCTATTGGACCGGCAGGCCGCTGGGCGACCTGTTGCGCGCCACCGCGAGCGCCCATCCCGGCCGCACCGCCCTGCTCACCGACGACGGCGCCCGCGACTACGCCTGGGTCGACGCCGAGGCCGACCGGATGGCCCACGGCCTGCTCGCGCTGGGCATCGCCCCGGGCGACCGGGTGGTCGTCCAGCTCCCCAACGTGCCCGAATTCCTCACCGTGCTGTTCGGTCTGCTCCGCGCCGGCATCATCCCGGTGCTGACCCTGCCCGCCCATCGCCGGGCCGAGATCGAGCACCTGGCCACGCTGTCGGAGGCCGTCGCCTACATCATCGCCGACCGGCAGGGCGATTTCGACTACCGCGAACTGGCCGCGACCGTGTGCGACAACGTCCCGAGCCTGCGGCACGTGCTCGTCCTCGGCGACGCGGGCCCGTTCACCGACCTGAGCGGCATTGCCCGCGACGGCGATTCGCTGCCCGAGATCGACCCGAGCGACATCGCGCTGATGCTGGTCTCCGGCGGCACCACCGGCCTGCCGAAGCTGATCGCGCGCACCCACGATGACTACGTCTACAACGCCACCGCCAGCGCCGAGCTCTGCGAACTCACCGCCGAGGACGTCTACCTGGCGACCCTGCCCGCCGCGCACAACTTCCCGCTGGCCTGCCCCGGCATCCTGGGCAGCGTGAGCGTCGGCGCGGCGGTCGCCTTCGTCACCGATCCCAGCCCGGAGAACGCCTTCGCCGTCATCGAGCGCCACCGGGTGACCGTCACCGCCGTGGTGCCGCCGCTGGCCCAGTTGTGGTGCGCGGCCGTGGAATGGGAGGAGGCCGACCTCGGTTCGCTGCGGCTGCTGCAGGTGGGCGGCGCGCGCCTGGCCGACGTGAACGCAAGGGAGGTCACCCCCGCGCTGGGCGCGACGTTGCAGCAGGTGTTCGGCATGGCCGAGGGCCTGCTCAACTACACCCGTCTCGACGACCCCGAGGATCTGATCTGCACCACGCAGGGCCGCCCGCTCTCCCCCGCCGACGAGGTGCGCGTCGTCGACGGCGAGGGCAACGACGTGGCGCCCGGCGAGGAGGGTGAGCTGCTGACCCGCGGCCCCTACACCATTCGCGGCTATTACCGCGCCCCCGAGCACAACGCCCGCGCGTTCACCCCCGACGGCTACTACCGCAGCGGGGACCTGGTGCGGGTGCTGCCGTCGGGACACCTGATCGTCTCCGGGCGGATCAAGGACGTCATCAACCGCGGCGGGGAGAACATCTCCTGCGACGAGCTCGAGGAGCACCTGCTCGCGTATCCCGCCGTGCGGCACGCGGCCGCGGTGGGGCTGCCCGATGCCGCCCTCGGCGAAAAGGTCTGCGCCGTGCTGGTCGTCGACGGTGACATGCCGAGTCTGGCGGAGGTCAAGAAGTTCCTGCTCGGCCGCGGCCTGGCCACCTTCAAGCTGCCCGACGTGCTGCGCCAGGCCGACACCCTGCCGCTCACCGCGGTCGGCAAGATCGACAAGAAGGTGCTGCGGGCCACCCAGTCCTGA
- the nbtS gene encoding nocobactin biosynthesis salicylate synthase NbtS, with the protein MSTTDERSRVEYVTDPAAAMSRLASADRFGEYVMYERPGQWVFAADPIGSIELDASELRVTWEGETTVSRWEGSPARALDRALGMLPAGSAKAYGWIGFEFCAWALAATDHVDERTSLAHLMIPRIEVVVDESGVRIGGATPSETADIHDLIAAAQDTELPQPHPIDVRIDPTGYRDRVAEAVAEIGAGRYQKVILSRKVDLPFTVDVPATYRLGRANNTPARSFLLRLGGLESAGFSPELVASVDEDRVVTTEPLAGTRAFGRGHEVDMAARADLVSDPKEIVEHAISVQTSFAEISAVADPGTPAVSDFMAVRERGSVQHLASTVRGRLAADRSSWDALEVLFPSVTASGIPKREGVDSVFRLDGAPRGLYSGAVVTVSPTTGALEATLVLRAVYQTAEGAWLRAGAGVVGQSRPEREFEETCEKLGSIAPYVVKA; encoded by the coding sequence TTGTCGACCACGGACGAGCGCTCGCGCGTTGAGTATGTGACCGATCCGGCGGCAGCGATGTCCCGGTTGGCGTCGGCGGACCGGTTCGGCGAATACGTGATGTACGAGCGCCCCGGGCAATGGGTGTTCGCGGCCGACCCGATCGGCAGCATCGAACTCGACGCCAGCGAACTGCGGGTCACGTGGGAAGGCGAGACCACGGTGTCGCGGTGGGAGGGCTCGCCCGCGCGCGCCCTGGACCGCGCGCTCGGCATGCTTCCCGCGGGTTCGGCCAAGGCCTACGGCTGGATCGGTTTCGAGTTCTGCGCGTGGGCGCTCGCGGCCACCGACCACGTCGACGAGCGGACCTCGCTGGCGCACCTGATGATTCCGCGCATCGAGGTGGTCGTGGACGAGTCCGGCGTGCGGATCGGCGGCGCGACGCCCTCGGAGACCGCCGACATCCACGATCTGATCGCGGCCGCCCAGGACACCGAGCTGCCGCAGCCGCATCCGATCGACGTGCGCATCGATCCCACCGGCTATCGGGACCGGGTGGCCGAGGCGGTCGCCGAGATCGGCGCGGGCCGCTACCAGAAGGTGATCCTGTCGCGGAAGGTCGACCTGCCCTTCACCGTCGACGTGCCCGCCACCTACCGGCTCGGCCGCGCGAACAACACGCCCGCGCGCTCGTTCCTGCTGCGGCTGGGTGGCCTGGAATCGGCGGGCTTCAGCCCCGAACTGGTCGCCTCCGTCGACGAGGACCGGGTGGTCACCACCGAGCCGCTGGCGGGCACCCGCGCCTTCGGCCGCGGCCACGAGGTCGACATGGCCGCCCGCGCCGACCTGGTGAGCGACCCGAAAGAGATCGTGGAGCACGCCATCTCGGTGCAGACCTCCTTCGCCGAGATCAGCGCGGTCGCCGATCCGGGCACCCCCGCGGTGTCGGACTTCATGGCCGTGCGCGAGCGCGGCAGCGTGCAGCACCTGGCCTCGACCGTGCGCGGCAGGCTCGCGGCCGACCGCTCCAGCTGGGATGCCCTGGAAGTGCTGTTCCCGTCGGTCACCGCGTCGGGCATCCCCAAGCGCGAGGGCGTCGACTCGGTCTTCCGGCTCGACGGCGCACCGCGCGGGCTGTACTCCGGTGCGGTGGTGACCGTTTCGCCGACCACCGGCGCGCTGGAGGCGACGCTGGTGCTGCGGGCGGTCTACCAGACCGCCGAGGGCGCGTGGCTGCGCGCGGGCGCGGGTGTGGTCGGGCAGTCGCGGCCGGAGCGGGAATTCGAGGAGACCTGCGAAAAGCTCGGCAGCATCGCGCCCTACGTGGTCAAGGCCTGA
- a CDS encoding glycerol-3-phosphate 1-O-acyltransferase: MIDHAGVPDTTDAGPRSVVALVDASSGVERELIGTWVAEGGVARECGTGAPVTQLDLDAQAVAARLVGRRDDPLVVPVRVLWLPPERDGVRRMSFADLALLTNPRKPNRLVQRRLVRKAPDRHVILTGQPARLSELRANNPEAAALHAAGTSEPFARAIVRAAVVALERAERSIIGDRYKVPRLVAEEILDSPDFLRRLELIADRIGADPQEVYRRAEKALHELVAAQSRFVSDLFTQAMRPVHASTWKVDTDSSGLAQLRALNRRYPLVFLPSHRSYVDAFVLGDVLARNDFPPNHVIGGANLRFWPIGPIARRTGTVFIRRSFGDDEVYKAVVEEYFAYLLTKRFNMEWYFEGGRTRTGKLRPPRYGLLNYLASAVRTDRIEDVMLVPVSITYERLNELGAIATEQLGGTKKPEGLTWLARYIRSQQHSAGHVYVRFGDPLSARERLAAHGDPLHAPPLTIPLHGGDGQQAGATQADAELADRERRAVQRLAFEVAVGINKVTPITVNALVTLALLGVEERALTLGEVRTLLAPVIDYIRKRELPSGELDALCDERSLAVVLEQLSLAKVVTVYRGGIEPVYSIESGAHLEAAFYRNSAVHWFVNRAIMELSILAAVETTGTDELRAGWDEAFRLRDLLKFEFFFPDRAEFTAQLTAEMLLVDPDWNGRRRDTLGSEIVAKLRASGFMMAHRVLRSFFDAQLVLAERLADKDPATPIERKELIAECVAVGRQMLLQRRLHSPESVSTELFASAVKLADNHDLLGPADPEDTAERADLARRRAEFAEQLRAIGARISLAATLDPSNTLGPVTR, translated from the coding sequence ATGATCGATCACGCCGGCGTTCCCGACACCACGGACGCGGGGCCACGGTCGGTGGTGGCCCTGGTCGACGCGAGCTCCGGGGTGGAACGCGAGCTGATCGGCACCTGGGTGGCCGAGGGCGGCGTCGCCCGCGAATGCGGCACCGGCGCGCCCGTCACGCAACTCGATCTCGACGCGCAGGCCGTCGCCGCCCGGCTGGTCGGCCGCCGCGACGATCCGCTGGTGGTGCCGGTCCGGGTGCTGTGGCTACCGCCCGAACGCGACGGCGTGCGGCGGATGAGCTTCGCCGACCTGGCGCTGCTCACCAACCCGCGCAAGCCGAATCGGCTGGTGCAGCGGCGGTTGGTGCGCAAGGCGCCCGACCGCCACGTCATCCTGACCGGTCAGCCCGCCCGGCTGAGCGAATTGCGCGCCAACAACCCCGAAGCCGCCGCGCTGCACGCCGCGGGAACGAGCGAACCGTTCGCCCGCGCGATCGTGCGCGCCGCGGTGGTGGCACTGGAGCGGGCCGAGCGATCGATCATCGGCGACCGGTACAAGGTGCCGCGGCTGGTGGCCGAGGAGATCCTGGATTCACCGGACTTCCTCCGCAGGCTCGAACTGATCGCCGACCGGATCGGCGCCGATCCGCAGGAGGTGTACCGCCGCGCGGAGAAGGCGCTGCACGAACTGGTCGCCGCCCAATCCCGGTTCGTGTCGGACCTGTTCACCCAGGCCATGCGGCCGGTGCACGCCTCGACCTGGAAAGTCGACACCGACTCCTCCGGCCTGGCGCAGCTGCGCGCGCTCAACCGGCGGTATCCGCTGGTGTTCCTGCCCTCGCACCGCTCGTATGTGGACGCCTTTGTGCTCGGTGACGTGCTCGCCCGCAACGACTTCCCGCCCAACCACGTCATCGGCGGGGCGAACCTGCGGTTCTGGCCGATCGGGCCGATCGCCCGGCGCACCGGAACCGTGTTCATCCGCCGCAGTTTCGGCGACGACGAGGTCTACAAGGCCGTCGTCGAGGAGTACTTCGCCTACCTGTTGACCAAGCGCTTCAACATGGAGTGGTATTTCGAGGGTGGTCGGACCAGAACCGGCAAACTGCGCCCGCCCCGCTACGGCCTGTTGAACTACCTCGCCTCCGCGGTGCGCACCGACCGCATCGAAGACGTGATGCTGGTGCCGGTCTCGATCACCTACGAACGGCTCAACGAGCTCGGCGCCATCGCCACCGAACAACTGGGCGGCACCAAGAAACCCGAGGGCCTGACCTGGCTGGCCCGCTACATCCGCAGCCAGCAGCATTCGGCCGGGCACGTCTACGTGCGCTTCGGCGATCCGCTCTCCGCGCGTGAGCGGCTCGCCGCGCACGGTGACCCGCTGCACGCTCCGCCGCTCACCATCCCGCTGCACGGCGGCGACGGGCAGCAGGCGGGCGCGACACAGGCCGACGCCGAACTCGCCGACCGCGAGCGACGGGCCGTGCAGCGGTTGGCCTTCGAGGTCGCCGTCGGCATCAACAAGGTCACCCCGATCACGGTGAACGCACTGGTCACGCTGGCTCTGCTGGGGGTCGAGGAACGCGCGCTCACCCTCGGCGAGGTGCGCACCCTGCTGGCGCCGGTGATCGACTACATCCGCAAACGCGAGCTGCCCTCGGGCGAGCTGGACGCGTTGTGCGACGAGCGCTCGCTGGCCGTTGTGCTGGAACAACTGTCGCTGGCCAAGGTGGTGACCGTCTATCGCGGCGGTATCGAGCCGGTGTATTCGATCGAGAGCGGCGCGCATCTGGAGGCGGCGTTCTACCGCAACAGCGCGGTGCACTGGTTCGTCAACCGGGCCATCATGGAACTGTCCATCCTGGCCGCCGTGGAGACGACCGGCACCGACGAGTTGCGCGCGGGCTGGGACGAGGCCTTCCGGCTGCGCGACCTGCTGAAGTTCGAGTTCTTCTTCCCCGACCGTGCCGAGTTCACCGCGCAGCTCACCGCCGAGATGCTGCTGGTCGACCCGGACTGGAACGGCCGCCGCCGCGACACCCTCGGCAGCGAGATCGTCGCCAAGCTGCGGGCCTCGGGCTTCATGATGGCCCACCGCGTGCTGCGCTCGTTCTTCGACGCGCAACTGGTGCTCGCCGAGCGGCTGGCCGACAAGGACCCGGCCACCCCGATCGAGCGGAAGGAACTCATCGCCGAATGCGTGGCGGTGGGCCGACAGATGCTGCTGCAACGGCGTCTGCACAGCCCGGAATCGGTGTCGACCGAGTTGTTCGCGTCCGCGGTGAAACTCGCCGACAACCACGACCTGCTCGGCCCAGCCGACCCCGAGGACACCGCCGAGCGCGCCGACCTGGCCCGGCGCCGCGCCGAATTCGCCGAGCAGTTGCGCGCGATCGGGGCCCGTATCTCGCTGGCGGCCACGCTCGACCCGTCCAACACCCTCGGCCCGGTGACGCGATGA
- a CDS encoding 1-acylglycerol-3-phosphate O-acyltransferase, with protein sequence MSVRQDELLAAVRAAPEGPAVLAVFDLSAVLDETPPPRRLLPRRTDPVARVLLDGLRGGMDDGRYSRFLHRACTTLAGRRHEEITAVGRRLFRSRVYGHLYPEAWQLVRAHRACGHTVVLVGEQTRYQLAPVAEELGIEHVLGTTLDTDSDGVLTGQVRGKALWRGDKAEAVRAFAQARGLDPARGWVYTGNAGDTALLGLAGHPVPVCPEPAPIDAASFRRRRNPRPVDYARTVAGFAALLGGASAGVLVKAPTRRRRAMADGLMALGTRATLATLGVRVRVSGAHNARSPRPAVFLFNHQSQFDVIIVPYVLGGGVTGIGKKELTRNPVFGPLMRFVGVTFIDRSSTERARAALAPVVDTLRSGLSIAVAPEGTRSYSPEVGPFKKGAFHIALQAGVPVIPVVIRNAGDIAWRNSMIARSGTVDVAILDPIDVRDWDPADLDERVEQVRLLFLRTLLDWPEPDR encoded by the coding sequence ATGAGCGTGCGGCAGGACGAGCTGCTCGCGGCCGTGCGCGCGGCACCCGAAGGCCCCGCGGTGCTCGCGGTCTTCGATCTGTCGGCCGTACTCGACGAGACCCCGCCGCCGCGGCGCCTGCTGCCCCGGCGCACGGACCCGGTCGCGCGGGTGCTGCTCGACGGCCTGCGCGGCGGCATGGACGACGGCCGGTACAGCCGGTTCCTGCACCGCGCCTGCACGACGCTGGCGGGGCGGCGCCACGAGGAGATCACCGCGGTCGGCCGCCGGCTGTTCCGCAGCAGGGTCTACGGGCATCTGTATCCCGAAGCCTGGCAGCTGGTCCGGGCCCACCGCGCCTGCGGGCACACGGTGGTGCTGGTCGGCGAGCAGACCCGCTACCAGCTCGCCCCCGTCGCCGAGGAACTCGGCATCGAGCATGTGCTGGGCACCACCCTGGACACCGACAGCGACGGCGTGCTCACCGGCCAGGTACGCGGAAAGGCGCTGTGGCGCGGCGACAAAGCCGAGGCCGTCCGCGCCTTCGCACAGGCGCGCGGCCTGGATCCCGCCCGCGGCTGGGTCTACACCGGTAACGCGGGGGACACCGCGCTGCTCGGCCTGGCCGGTCACCCCGTTCCGGTGTGCCCCGAGCCCGCGCCGATCGACGCGGCGTCGTTCCGCCGCAGGCGAAACCCGCGGCCGGTGGACTACGCGCGCACCGTCGCCGGGTTCGCGGCGTTGCTGGGCGGTGCGTCGGCCGGTGTGCTGGTCAAGGCGCCCACCCGGCGGCGCCGGGCGATGGCCGACGGGCTGATGGCCCTCGGCACGCGGGCCACGCTGGCCACCCTCGGCGTGCGAGTACGGGTGAGCGGGGCGCACAACGCGCGCTCGCCGCGGCCTGCGGTGTTCCTGTTCAACCACCAGAGCCAATTCGACGTCATCATCGTCCCGTACGTGCTCGGCGGCGGGGTCACCGGCATCGGCAAGAAGGAGCTCACCCGCAATCCGGTGTTCGGACCGCTCATGCGGTTCGTCGGGGTCACCTTCATCGACCGCTCCAGCACCGAACGGGCCAGGGCGGCACTGGCCCCGGTGGTGGACACGTTGCGCAGCGGGTTGTCGATCGCCGTCGCGCCCGAGGGCACCCGGTCCTACAGCCCGGAGGTGGGCCCGTTCAAGAAGGGCGCCTTCCACATCGCGCTCCAGGCGGGTGTGCCCGTGATCCCGGTGGTGATCCGCAACGCGGGCGACATCGCCTGGCGCAACTCGATGATCGCGCGCAGCGGCACCGTCGACGTGGCGATCCTCGACCCGATCGACGTGCGCGACTGGGATCCCGCCGACCTCGACGAACGCGTCGAGCAGGTCCGCCTGCTGTTCCTGCGGACGTTGCTGGACTGGCCGGAGCCGGACCGTTGA
- a CDS encoding polyprenol monophosphomannose synthase — translation MPTYNERENLPVAVARLTALPVSDLHILVVDDNSPDGTGEVADKLAADLPNVVGVLHRTEKDGLGRAYVAGITRALDEGADVVIQMDADLSHPAEVIPAMLDKLRDTDAGVVLGSRYVPGGSTAEEWKWYRKALSAWANFYVNLILRLGVKDATAGFKAWKAETLRAIDVASIRSNGYSFQVEMNYRTVKKGITIAEVPIRFEERTKGASKMSLKVQLESALMPWKLLFGRSV, via the coding sequence GTGCCGACCTACAACGAGCGGGAGAATCTGCCGGTGGCGGTGGCGCGGCTGACCGCGCTGCCGGTGTCGGACCTGCACATCCTCGTCGTCGACGACAACTCGCCGGACGGCACCGGGGAGGTGGCCGACAAGCTGGCCGCCGATCTGCCGAATGTCGTCGGGGTCCTGCACCGCACCGAGAAGGACGGCCTCGGCCGGGCCTACGTGGCGGGCATCACCCGCGCGCTCGACGAAGGCGCCGATGTGGTGATCCAGATGGACGCCGACCTCTCCCATCCCGCCGAGGTCATCCCCGCGATGCTGGACAAGCTGCGCGACACCGACGCCGGTGTGGTGCTCGGCTCCCGCTACGTGCCGGGCGGTTCCACCGCCGAGGAGTGGAAGTGGTACCGCAAGGCCCTGTCGGCCTGGGCGAACTTCTACGTCAACCTGATCCTGCGGCTCGGCGTCAAGGACGCGACCGCCGGGTTCAAGGCGTGGAAGGCCGAGACGCTGCGTGCCATCGACGTCGCCTCCATCCGCAGCAACGGCTACTCGTTCCAGGTGGAGATGAACTACCGCACGGTCAAGAAGGGCATCACCATCGCCGAGGTGCCGATCCGCTTCGAGGAGCGCACCAAGGGCGCGTCCAAGATGAGTCTGAAGGTGCAGCTGGAGTCGGCGCTGATGCCGTGGAAGCTGCTGTTCGGCCGCTCGGTCTGA
- a CDS encoding tyrosine-type recombinase/integrase produces MGRRRFGTVRKLPSGKFQASFIGPNGKRQTAPNTFRTKTDADRYLVKVEADISRGAWLDEQLGRQRFEDYARAYLAENPDVGARWQETCLRNMRLHMTELLDKPLVAITAPVVRSWHAKALAGSGGRTSIQQSYRFLRAVMNQAIRDNAITVNPCTIKGAGSDRAKERNVASVAEVAALVDAITPRYRAAVLLAAWCGLRRGEIIGLAVTDVDLATNQVWVRRTRVELLESGAAFDKDPKTDAGKRPVSIPPHLRSYLVSHLEQWAGREWVFVGRDGQRMRGNAIYQAFVRARSKVGVDVTFHDLRHTGQSLAALTGANLADLKKRLGHSSNAAAIRYLHAVDGRDKEVAAELSKLAARANAVQLPRSIIVKH; encoded by the coding sequence ATGGGGCGGCGTCGCTTCGGCACGGTTCGTAAGCTGCCGTCCGGCAAGTTCCAGGCGTCTTTCATTGGCCCGAACGGCAAGCGGCAGACCGCACCGAACACCTTCCGCACGAAGACCGATGCGGACCGCTACCTGGTCAAGGTCGAGGCCGATATCAGCCGCGGCGCCTGGCTGGATGAGCAGCTGGGTCGGCAACGGTTCGAGGACTACGCCAGGGCCTACCTGGCCGAGAATCCGGACGTGGGCGCACGCTGGCAGGAGACCTGCTTGCGCAACATGCGCTTGCACATGACGGAGCTGCTGGACAAGCCACTGGTGGCGATCACGGCGCCGGTGGTGAGGTCGTGGCACGCCAAGGCGCTCGCGGGCTCGGGCGGTCGGACCTCGATCCAGCAGTCCTACCGGTTCCTACGGGCGGTGATGAATCAGGCGATCCGGGACAACGCGATCACGGTCAATCCGTGCACGATCAAAGGTGCGGGTTCGGACCGAGCGAAGGAACGCAACGTTGCGAGCGTCGCGGAAGTCGCTGCGCTGGTCGATGCCATCACGCCGCGGTATCGGGCTGCGGTGCTGCTGGCCGCGTGGTGTGGTCTGCGTCGTGGCGAAATCATCGGGCTGGCGGTCACGGACGTGGACCTGGCCACCAATCAGGTGTGGGTTCGGCGGACCCGTGTCGAACTACTCGAATCCGGCGCCGCCTTCGATAAGGACCCCAAGACCGACGCCGGGAAACGGCCCGTGTCGATCCCGCCGCATCTGCGGTCGTACCTGGTGTCCCACCTCGAACAGTGGGCGGGGCGTGAATGGGTGTTCGTCGGCCGTGACGGACAGCGGATGCGGGGGAACGCGATCTACCAGGCATTCGTCCGGGCGCGCAGCAAGGTCGGTGTTGACGTGACCTTTCACGACCTGCGGCACACCGGCCAGAGTTTGGCCGCGCTGACCGGGGCGAACCTGGCCGACCTGAAAAAGCGGCTCGGGCACTCGTCCAACGCTGCGGCGATCCGGTACTTGCACGCGGTCGATGGCCGTGACAAGGAGGTCGCCGCCGAGCTGAGCAAGCTGGCTGCGCGCGCCAACGCCGTGCAGCTGCCTCGCTCGATCATCGTGAAGCACTGA
- a CDS encoding excisionase: MQTRSEYVNVEGAAEYLGTGERFIRRLVAERRITFYKVGTHVRFKVSDLEAFAQAGRVEPVAVRWSGGRVVA; the protein is encoded by the coding sequence ATGCAGACACGATCGGAGTATGTGAACGTGGAGGGCGCCGCGGAGTATCTGGGCACGGGTGAGCGGTTCATCCGGCGTCTGGTCGCTGAGCGGCGAATCACCTTCTACAAGGTAGGCACGCACGTGCGGTTCAAGGTCTCGGACCTGGAGGCGTTCGCCCAGGCCGGACGGGTGGAACCTGTGGCGGTGCGTTGGAGCGGTGGCCGGGTGGTGGCCTGA